From a single Gimesia fumaroli genomic region:
- a CDS encoding class I SAM-dependent methyltransferase, producing the protein METIKGHLYDYPKYYDLIFGDDWKAEFDFLQNCFEKHATRKVKRVFEPACGTGRLLIKLAQAGYKVAGNDLNEHAINYCNDRLERAGFPRSAVIGDMSDFKLKKPVEAAFNTINSFRHLPTETAAENHLKCVADALAPGGLYILGLHLTPTKGEPMQSESWSARRGNLAINSHMQSIWTDLKKRNEHLEMTFDVYTPTRQFQLFDTMDYRTYTAPQFDALLAKVPELEVVELYDFMYEMDFTIEIDAQTEDVVFILRKK; encoded by the coding sequence ATGGAAACGATCAAAGGGCACCTTTACGACTATCCCAAATACTATGACCTGATTTTTGGTGATGACTGGAAGGCAGAGTTTGATTTCCTGCAAAACTGTTTTGAAAAACACGCTACCCGAAAAGTAAAACGCGTTTTTGAACCCGCCTGCGGCACCGGACGATTACTGATCAAACTGGCGCAGGCAGGCTATAAAGTAGCCGGCAACGATCTGAATGAGCACGCGATCAATTATTGTAATGATCGCCTGGAGCGAGCGGGCTTTCCGCGGTCCGCGGTGATCGGCGATATGTCTGACTTCAAACTCAAAAAGCCCGTAGAGGCGGCTTTCAATACCATTAACAGTTTTCGCCATCTGCCGACGGAAACCGCCGCTGAAAATCATCTGAAATGTGTGGCAGACGCGCTCGCCCCAGGTGGCCTCTATATTTTGGGGCTGCACCTGACGCCTACAAAAGGCGAGCCGATGCAGAGTGAAAGCTGGTCTGCACGCAGAGGCAATCTTGCCATTAATTCACACATGCAATCCATCTGGACCGACCTGAAGAAGCGAAACGAACATCTCGAAATGACGTTTGATGTCTATACGCCTACCCGTCAGTTCCAACTGTTTGACACGATGGACTACCGGACTTACACCGCGCCCCAGTTTGATGCACTGCTGGCAAAGGTGCCTGAACTGGAAGTGGTCGAACTCTACGATTTCATGTACGAGATGGACTTCACAATTGAAATCGATGCCCAGACCGAAGACGTCGTGTTTATCTTACGCAAGAAATAA